The following coding sequences lie in one Metopolophium dirhodum isolate CAU chromosome 5, ASM1992520v1, whole genome shotgun sequence genomic window:
- the LOC132945836 gene encoding UPF0047 protein YjbQ: MASSSRGIQIGSAWFQRKINLRPQHRGVHLVTEEILKQIPEISQFSVGLCHIQILHTSASLAINESWDPNVRDDMEMMLNKIVPEGLPYRHSCEGPDDMPAHVKACFLGSSITVPITEGKLNLGTWQGIWLCEHRNQAGSRKLVITLNGSPNSSASDCNRSPMSPSSPMASLSS, translated from the exons ATGGCATCATCGAGTCGAGGAATCCAAATTGGCTCTGCGTGGTTTCAACGCAAAATTAATCTAAGACCACAACACAGGGGCGTACATTTAGTAACTGAAGAAATTCTTAAACAAATACCAGAAATATCTCAATTCTCTGTTGGTTTATGCCACATACAAA ttttgcaTACATCAGCTAGCCTTGCCATTAATGAAAGTTGGGATCCAAATGTTCG agATGATATGGAGATGatgttgaataaaattgtaccaGAA ggtTTACCTTATCGACACTCGTGTGAAGGACCAGATGACAtg cccGCCCATGTAAAAGCATGTTTTCTTGGTTCATCAATAACAGTACCCATAACTGAAGGAAAATTGAATCTTGGCACATGGCAAGGTATTTGGCTGTGTGAGCATCGAAATCAAGCTGGTAGTCGAAAGCTAGTGATTACATTAAATGGATCACCAAATTCATCTGCAAGTGATTGTAACCGATCACCAATGTCTCCGTCCTCGCCTATGGCTTCATTAAGCAGTTAG